A window of the bacterium genome harbors these coding sequences:
- a CDS encoding class I SAM-dependent methyltransferase, with the protein METYLDKLVLTQPLRDPAIRQAIGALGLPEGSRGLDAGCGIGSHTLLLAEVVGTGGHVTGLDLSAELVAYAQSLAEQADLSKEVSFRRGSVNELPFGDNTFDWAWSVDCVGHPPVGEPLAALRELARVVRPGGQVAILGYSAQMLLPGHPRLEARLNATASAMNLPAKGRKPESHFLRALGWFRQAGLVEPKVRTVVGTVYAPLEDGIRRALRSLFGMLWGEMQAKMAKADREEYLRLADPESPDFILDSPDYYAFFTYSVFEGRVGPNP; encoded by the coding sequence GTGGAGACCTACCTGGACAAGCTGGTTCTGACCCAGCCCCTGCGCGATCCGGCCATCCGCCAGGCGATCGGGGCGCTCGGGCTGCCAGAGGGGAGCCGCGGGCTGGATGCAGGATGCGGGATCGGCAGCCACACTCTGCTCCTGGCCGAAGTGGTGGGAACCGGCGGACATGTCACCGGTCTCGATCTGTCGGCCGAACTGGTCGCTTACGCCCAGAGTCTGGCCGAGCAGGCAGACCTTTCAAAGGAGGTCTCTTTCCGGCGCGGAAGTGTGAACGAGCTTCCCTTCGGTGACAATACTTTCGACTGGGCGTGGAGCGTGGACTGTGTCGGCCATCCCCCGGTTGGAGAGCCACTGGCCGCGCTGCGAGAACTTGCTCGGGTAGTGAGGCCGGGCGGCCAGGTGGCAATCCTCGGGTACTCGGCCCAGATGCTACTCCCAGGCCACCCACGCCTCGAGGCGCGGCTGAACGCCACGGCCTCGGCGATGAACCTACCCGCCAAGGGAAGGAAACCGGAGTCACACTTCCTGCGCGCACTGGGCTGGTTCCGTCAGGCGGGTCTCGTCGAGCCGAAGGTCCGCACTGTGGTCGGTACTGTCTATGCCCCGCTCGAAGACGGGATTCGTCGTGCCCTGAGGTCCCTGTTCGGCATGCTTTGGGGGGAGATGCAGGCCAAGATGGCCAAAGCGGACCGGGAGGAGTACCTTCGCCTCGCCGACCCGGAGTCACCGGACTTCATCTTGGATTCTCCGGACTACTATGCCTTCTTCACCTACTCGGTGTTCGAAGGCCGGGTCGGACCCAATCCCTGA
- a CDS encoding CBS domain-containing protein gives MEIPRVREWMEGPTETFGEGDSMRQAVNWLAKESTAAAPVVDSQGRVVGLLTEKDALRTIAHWTYDRVAGGTVGDHMSPLRVRLAPDMDLLTAVRAFLECNFACLPVIEDERYVGQMTRDRLLQGMVAWATAIDAEQDERQAPQSVERPSSIEEMQRVAASHTPDQLARIFSRD, from the coding sequence GTGGAGATCCCAAGAGTCCGCGAATGGATGGAAGGCCCGACGGAGACCTTCGGCGAAGGCGATTCCATGCGCCAGGCCGTGAACTGGCTCGCCAAGGAATCGACTGCCGCAGCTCCCGTTGTCGATAGCCAAGGGCGGGTCGTCGGGTTATTGACTGAAAAAGACGCCCTGCGAACGATCGCGCACTGGACCTACGACCGTGTCGCCGGAGGTACCGTCGGCGATCACATGTCTCCACTCAGGGTCCGGCTGGCCCCGGACATGGATCTGCTCACGGCCGTGCGCGCCTTTCTGGAGTGTAACTTCGCGTGCCTGCCGGTGATCGAGGACGAGCGGTACGTGGGGCAGATGACCCGCGATCGCTTGCTCCAGGGCATGGTGGCCTGGGCGACAGCCATCGACGCCGAGCAGGACGAGCGTCAGGCCCCCCAGAGCGTCGAGCGCCCGTCGAGCATCGAGGAGATGCAGCGCGTCGCCGCTTCTCACACGCCGGACCAACTGGCGCGGATCTTCAGCCGCGACTGA
- the tsaA gene encoding tRNA (N6-threonylcarbamoyladenosine(37)-N6)-methyltransferase TrmO, translating to MESIIYKPIGVIRSPFLEPRNVPVQPAAARGIEGSVEILPEFREGLADLEGFSHIVLVYHFHMTRGFSLLVKPFLDDELRGVFATRAPRRPNPIGLSVVRLVAIDATTVHVRDVDIVDRTPLLDVKPHVPEIEPGGPHALGWLSDRVGKLAAARSDDRFEN from the coding sequence GTGGAGAGCATCATCTACAAGCCGATCGGCGTCATCCGCAGTCCTTTCCTGGAGCCACGCAACGTCCCCGTGCAACCCGCGGCCGCCAGGGGGATCGAGGGGTCGGTGGAAATCCTGCCGGAGTTCAGGGAGGGACTGGCGGACCTCGAGGGTTTCTCCCATATCGTGCTGGTCTATCACTTCCACATGACGCGTGGTTTCTCGCTTCTCGTCAAGCCCTTCCTCGATGACGAGTTGCGTGGCGTGTTTGCCACCCGTGCTCCTCGCCGGCCGAACCCGATTGGGCTATCGGTGGTCCGACTCGTGGCAATCGACGCTACGACCGTGCATGTGCGTGATGTGGACATCGTCGATCGGACGCCGCTTCTCGATGTAAAACCGCACGTCCCGGAAATCGAGCCGGGCGGTCCCCATGCGCTTGGTTGGCTCTCCGACAGGGTTGGGAAGCTCGCTGCAGCCAGATCCGACGATCGCTTTGAAAATTGA
- a CDS encoding serine/threonine protein phosphatase, whose protein sequence is MKLLLFSDLHRDLGAAERLVRLSAGAEVAVAAGDLATVHQGLHEIVAVLAKMTCPTILVPGNSETFAELSEACASWPDAHVLHSTATQVAGRSFFGLGGGVPVTPFGSWSYDFTEEEAAKLLADCPAEAILVSHSPPKGAVDRDSMGTSLGSLAVRDVILTSRPALVVCGHIHSCAGQHAKIGVTPVVNAGPRGVLWDLEPGA, encoded by the coding sequence ATGAAGCTACTCCTGTTCAGCGATCTGCACCGCGATCTCGGCGCCGCCGAGCGCCTCGTACGACTCTCCGCCGGAGCGGAAGTCGCCGTCGCGGCGGGCGACCTGGCGACCGTTCATCAGGGTCTGCACGAAATCGTCGCCGTTCTGGCCAAGATGACCTGTCCGACCATACTCGTTCCCGGCAACAGCGAGACCTTCGCCGAGCTCAGCGAGGCCTGCGCCTCGTGGCCGGACGCCCATGTTCTTCACAGCACGGCCACCCAGGTTGCCGGCCGGAGCTTCTTCGGCCTCGGCGGAGGCGTTCCAGTGACGCCCTTCGGGTCCTGGAGCTACGACTTCACCGAAGAAGAGGCCGCCAAACTCCTCGCGGATTGTCCCGCGGAGGCCATCCTCGTCTCCCACTCACCGCCCAAAGGAGCGGTCGATCGTGACTCCATGGGCACCAGTCTTGGAAGCCTTGCCGTACGAGACGTCATCCTGACATCGCGTCCGGCCCTGGTGGTCTGCGGGCATATCCATTCCTGCGCCGGACAGCACGCGAAAATAGGCGTCACACCCGTGGTCAACGCCGGGCCGCGAGGTGTGCTCTGGGATCTGGAGCCCGGGGCTTGA